From a single Maritimibacter sp. DP1N21-5 genomic region:
- a CDS encoding ABC transporter ATP-binding protein: MTQTVLDLSGVDLSLMGNAGPVDILRGITLSIGRGETVGLTGPSGSGKSSLLMLMGGLERATSGRVSALGRDLGPMDEDALARFRRDHMGVVFQSFHLIPTMTALENVATPLELAGAPDAFARAEAELSAVGLEHRAGHYPSQMSGGEQQRVALARAAVTRPDILLADEPTGNLDGTTGQAIMDLLFGLRDRHGSTLVLVTHAPDLAERCDRVIRIEDGALAA; encoded by the coding sequence ATGACCCAAACCGTTCTTGATCTCTCAGGGGTCGACCTCAGCCTCATGGGCAATGCCGGGCCGGTGGATATCCTGCGGGGCATTACGCTGTCCATCGGGCGGGGCGAAACGGTCGGGCTCACGGGGCCAAGCGGGTCTGGCAAAAGCTCACTCCTCATGCTCATGGGCGGGTTGGAACGCGCGACATCGGGTCGGGTGTCGGCACTGGGCCGGGATCTTGGACCGATGGACGAAGACGCGCTCGCCCGCTTTCGAAGGGATCATATGGGGGTGGTCTTCCAATCCTTCCACCTTATTCCGACGATGACCGCTCTGGAAAACGTCGCAACGCCGCTGGAACTTGCCGGCGCGCCCGATGCCTTTGCCCGCGCCGAGGCGGAGCTTTCGGCAGTGGGTCTGGAGCACCGGGCCGGGCATTATCCGTCGCAGATGTCGGGCGGCGAACAGCAGCGTGTCGCGCTCGCGCGGGCTGCGGTAACACGACCGGACATCCTTCTCGCGGATGAGCCCACGGGAAATCTCGACGGAACGACGGGGCAGGCGATCATGGACCTTCTCTTCGGGCTGCGCGACCGCCACGGGTCGACCCTGGTCCTCGTCACTCACGCGCCCGACCTTGCGGAAAGATGCGACAGGGTGATCCGCATCGAAGACGGCGCGCTTGCCGCATGA
- a CDS encoding arylesterase has protein sequence MLPFLVLPSFADPVRILAFGDSLTQGYGLPQNQGLVPVLEGWLRARDAEVNVVNAGVSGDTTTGGLGRLDWSLTEDIDAVIVALGGNDLLRGTPPGTVEGNLDKILQKIGDRGLPVLLVGYKATPNYGPDYKTAFDALYPRLAERHDAIFFPYVFEGMAEAVATGTVTQEDLLQSDGIHPNATGVRLNVDAMGPSVLSLYEAARAMSD, from the coding sequence ATGCTTCCTTTCCTCGTGTTGCCTTCCTTCGCGGATCCCGTCCGCATCCTCGCCTTCGGGGACAGCCTGACACAGGGCTATGGCCTGCCCCAGAACCAGGGGCTCGTGCCCGTGCTGGAAGGCTGGTTGCGCGCGAGGGATGCCGAGGTGAACGTGGTCAATGCGGGCGTGTCGGGCGATACCACCACCGGGGGACTGGGACGGCTCGACTGGTCGCTGACCGAGGATATCGACGCCGTCATCGTGGCGCTTGGCGGCAACGACCTCCTGCGGGGCACGCCGCCCGGGACGGTGGAAGGCAACCTCGACAAGATCCTTCAGAAGATCGGCGACCGGGGCCTGCCTGTCCTGCTGGTGGGATACAAGGCGACGCCGAACTACGGCCCGGACTACAAGACCGCCTTCGACGCGCTCTATCCGCGGCTGGCTGAACGGCATGACGCGATCTTCTTTCCCTATGTCTTCGAGGGCATGGCCGAGGCCGTGGCAACCGGAACCGTGACGCAGGAGGATCTCTTGCAAAGCGACGGCATCCATCCCAATGCGACCGGTGTCCGGCTCAACGTCGATGCCATGGGGCCCAGCGTGCTGTCGCTCTATGAAGCCGCGCGCGCGATGTCCGACTAG
- a CDS encoding DUF4198 domain-containing protein has protein sequence MRFATILLTCLCLARVAHAHEFWIAPRDYTVATGDAIIADLRVGQDFRGAAQSYFPGKFARFEVRMGDRTAPVEGRIGDIPALDMPAPQEGLAIVIHETANHDLTYRERELFERFVAHKDLGDVLERHAQRGLPELAFREAYTRYAKSLVAVGDGAGTDLAVGLHHEIVAGLNPFTDDLSGGMPVQVLYDGAPRAEAQVEVFARGPSGEITQSFYRTDETGLAVIPMAPSTEYMVDAVVMEDTGNDDPDAGPVWHSAWANLTFSTP, from the coding sequence ATGCGTTTTGCGACCATTCTGCTGACTTGCCTCTGCTTGGCCCGCGTCGCCCATGCGCACGAGTTCTGGATTGCCCCACGTGACTATACGGTCGCCACTGGGGATGCGATCATCGCCGACCTGCGCGTCGGACAGGACTTCAGGGGAGCGGCGCAAAGCTACTTCCCCGGCAAGTTCGCGCGGTTCGAGGTGAGGATGGGGGATCGGACCGCCCCTGTCGAGGGGCGCATCGGGGACATCCCTGCGCTCGACATGCCGGCTCCCCAAGAAGGCCTCGCCATCGTCATTCACGAAACCGCCAACCACGACCTGACCTACCGCGAGCGGGAGTTGTTCGAGAGGTTCGTCGCGCACAAGGATCTGGGCGACGTCCTTGAACGTCATGCGCAGCGCGGTCTTCCCGAGCTTGCCTTTCGCGAGGCCTACACGCGCTACGCCAAGTCACTCGTCGCCGTCGGGGATGGTGCCGGAACGGACCTCGCCGTGGGGCTTCACCACGAGATCGTCGCGGGGCTCAATCCCTTTACAGACGATCTTTCGGGCGGCATGCCAGTGCAGGTCCTCTATGATGGCGCACCCCGTGCGGAGGCGCAGGTCGAGGTTTTCGCCCGGGGTCCGTCGGGCGAGATCACCCAGAGCTTCTATCGCACCGACGAGACGGGGCTGGCGGTTATCCCGATGGCTCCCTCGACCGAATACATGGTCGACGCCGTGGTCATGGAGGATACCGGCAACGACGACCCCGATGCTGGGCCGGTGTGGCATTCGGCCTGGGCCAACCTGACTTTCAGCACGCCCTAG
- a CDS encoding HupE/UreJ family protein gives MDPRKSTAVPPTCAKVTAAWVLVLAVVACLCAAQARAHEVQPAIADVTVSEGRVDVTVILNGEAIAAGIDLSSITDTNDAPNAADYDVLRALPPADFAARFRDGWDEFAAGLGLRAGEVPLDAELLSVETEPGEADSLPRQTRVLWTAALPVGDAPGGGDGVSFAWDERYGPVILRQIVEPEPESEDPYAAFLNPGQRSEEMPRTGTARLGTGAAILNYISIGYTHILPKGLDHILFVLGLFFFSLQMRPLVTQITAFTVAHTLTLALATLGIVRIPASVVEPLIALSIAYIAIENIVRPRLTGVRIAVVFAFGLLHGVGFASVLSDIGLSSGRFVISLISFNVGVELGQLSVVLAAYLGLGIWFGSKAWYRSAIVIPMSSVIGIIGLWWTIERVIL, from the coding sequence ATGGATCCGCGGAAGTCAACCGCCGTGCCGCCCACTTGCGCGAAAGTGACGGCGGCCTGGGTCCTGGTGCTCGCGGTCGTCGCCTGTCTTTGCGCAGCACAGGCACGGGCGCATGAGGTTCAGCCCGCCATCGCCGATGTCACCGTCTCCGAAGGCCGGGTCGATGTGACCGTCATCCTCAATGGCGAGGCGATTGCGGCGGGCATCGACCTGTCGTCGATCACCGACACCAACGATGCCCCCAACGCCGCTGACTACGACGTCTTGCGCGCCCTTCCCCCCGCTGACTTCGCCGCGCGGTTTCGCGACGGCTGGGATGAGTTTGCCGCTGGGCTCGGGCTGCGCGCCGGGGAAGTGCCGCTCGACGCCGAGCTTTTGTCGGTCGAAACCGAACCCGGAGAGGCCGACAGCCTGCCCCGCCAGACCCGCGTCCTGTGGACCGCCGCGCTGCCAGTGGGGGATGCCCCCGGCGGCGGGGACGGGGTCAGTTTCGCCTGGGACGAACGCTATGGCCCCGTCATCCTGAGGCAGATCGTGGAACCCGAGCCGGAGAGCGAAGACCCCTATGCTGCTTTCCTCAATCCCGGTCAGCGGTCCGAGGAGATGCCGCGAACCGGGACCGCGAGGCTTGGCACCGGGGCGGCGATCCTGAACTATATTTCTATCGGCTATACGCATATATTACCGAAGGGTCTCGATCATATACTCTTCGTGCTGGGGCTCTTTTTCTTTTCGCTGCAAATGCGCCCGCTGGTCACGCAGATCACCGCCTTTACCGTCGCGCACACCCTGACGCTTGCCTTGGCGACGCTGGGGATCGTGCGCATACCCGCCTCTGTCGTCGAGCCGCTCATTGCCCTGTCCATCGCCTATATCGCCATCGAGAACATCGTCCGGCCGAGGTTGACCGGCGTCCGGATCGCCGTGGTCTTTGCCTTCGGCCTGCTCCACGGCGTGGGCTTTGCCTCTGTCCTGAGCGACATAGGCCTGTCGTCGGGCCGCTTCGTGATCAGCCTCATTTCCTTCAACGTGGGCGTGGAACTCGGACAACTGAGCGTCGTCCTCGCCGCCTATCTGGGTCTCGGCATCTGGTTCGGGTCGAAGGCATGGTATCGCTCGGCCATCGTCATACCCATGTCATCTGTCATCGGGATCATCGGGCTCTGGTGGACCATCGAAAGAGTGATTCTCTGA
- a CDS encoding response regulator transcription factor has translation MAKDGAAVDTILIDGDLPSAAGADTLAGLVEKLSRVPVAVLVSPDIGRGFARKLALAGAAGIFPSDMTAHALGYSLLAITPSKTIWIAELAPLPQSERKDRLSEREFQVLVGICEGLQNKEIAHGFEIQEVTVKMHVRSIIRKLGARNRTHAAMIAIDRGLIG, from the coding sequence ATGGCGAAGGACGGGGCCGCGGTCGATACGATCCTGATCGACGGCGATCTGCCCTCGGCTGCCGGTGCCGACACGTTGGCCGGCCTTGTCGAGAAACTGTCCCGGGTCCCCGTCGCGGTTCTCGTGTCTCCCGACATCGGGAGGGGATTTGCCCGCAAGCTCGCTCTGGCCGGAGCGGCAGGGATATTTCCCTCCGACATGACAGCGCATGCCCTCGGGTATTCCCTTCTTGCCATCACGCCGTCGAAGACCATCTGGATCGCGGAACTCGCCCCCCTTCCGCAGAGCGAAAGGAAGGACCGGCTATCCGAACGGGAATTCCAGGTGCTCGTGGGGATCTGCGAAGGCCTTCAGAACAAGGAAATCGCCCACGGCTTCGAGATTCAGGAAGTCACGGTGAAGATGCACGTGCGGTCAATCATTCGCAAACTGGGGGCCCGCAATCGCACCCATGCGGCGATGATCGCGATCGACCGCGGCCTGATCGGTTAA